GTGCTGTTTTTTCGTGAGCTTCACAGCGGTCAAAGACGTTCAGACCGGGATGCAGGCCGAGCGCCGTCGACAGCTTTTGACCCGGACCAACCCCGGCTGCCACGGCATCGCCATCGGCAACCCACACCCGCCCGCGAACGACGACTGCGCTAGGCGACTGATGTAGCGGCAAGGCCTCGAGCGGCAACAAGGGAAAGTTCAGGGCCAGCCACAGCACGCGAATTTCTCCCGGCAAGAGGAAGGGGACGAGGAATGGACAAGGCGAGCGGCCGGGAAACCGGCCGGCCGCGCCGTTTGATGATGCGCACCGACAGGCTGCTGCCGCCAGCCGCCAGCGCAAGGCGCAACGGGGCGGATGATGGCGCGCCGGCAGCGGCCGTCGGCCGCCACAAACAGGCAAAAGCCGATAGCCCCTCGGCGGCAACCTGCAGACGACGCAGTGTCCGGGCATCGATATTGGCTTCCGGCCAGGCCAGAACGCCGGCAAAACCGCCACAGGCGAGCAATTGTTCGATACACCAGCCAACCCGCTGACCGGCCTTGATGATGACCAGTCGCTCGAGGGCCAGGCCAGCTGCCGCCCAGGCCGGGGCATGCGGCAACCAGGGCGGCGCCACCAACGCCAGCCAGCCTCCCTCGGCAGACAATCGAGCAAGGGCTGGCAAGAGCAGGCTGATTTCGCCTACGCCGCCCCGGTCGACAAGAATTTCGGTCAGGCTGCCCCGTGGCCAGCCACCACCCGGCAATTCGGCATCGAGTTCAGGGTAACCGCTCGGGATCGTGCTTTCCGGCAGGGATGCCACCGCGTCGCCGCGCCAGACATCGCCCCGGGCCAGCACATCTGCCAAGGCAACCGGCATCGGCTGGGTGGTCATGACAGCTTGGAAACGGCTCCGCGGATCAGGCCGACGGCGATGCCTTCGATGGCAAATTCGACCTCTTCCGGGTTGACGATGATCGGCTGAAAATCGGGGTTTTCGGCAATCAGTCTGATCTGGCCATTGGCCCGCTCCAGACGCTTGACCGTCACTTCTTCATCGATGCGGGCAACGACAATCTGGCCATCGCGCGCCTGATTGGTCTTGTGTACAGCCAGCAGGTCGCCATCGAACATGCCGATATCGATCATCGACAGTCCGCGCACCTTGAGCAGGAAATCGGCCTTCGGTGAAAACATGCTGGCATCGAAGGCATAACGGCCCTGGACGTTTTCGACGGCGAGGATGGGCGAGCCAGCGGCGACGCTGCCGATCAGCGGCAGGCCGAGTTGCTCGACGAGCCGTATGCCGCGCGCCGAACCGGGTTCGAGGACGATGGCGCCCTTCTTGGCGAGCGCCTTGAGGTGGTCTTCGGCTGCATTGGGTGAGGCAAAGCCGAAGGCGCTGGAGATTTCCATGCGCGTCGGCGGCGCGCCGAGGACTTCCAGCGTGCTTTTGATGAAGTCGAGAATTTCCTGCTGACGTGGCGTGAGTTTCATGGCCGGCCTCTGCTAAAAACCAATGACTGTATTTTTGTACAGTAACTGATTTTTGGCAAGCAAAAAATCAGGTCGGCAGATCAAAACCCTTCAGCTTGCGGTACATGTCGACAGCGTAGGAATCCGTCATCCCGGCGACGAAATCGGCGACCTGAAGGAGGCGAATATAAGGATCAGCATCGGGCTCACCATCATGGCCAAGGAACTGTGTTGGCAGCAGATTGAGCAACATGCGCTCGCGCGTCGTGAAGCGGGCGTGCCCCGCCCTCGCCTCAACGGCATTGGTGAACAGGCCGAGCAAGGCCCCAAGGACCTCAAAGCCGGCGGTTTCGATCTCCAGTGCCGGACGGGCGGTGTAGATGGTTTCCTTGGCCAGCTTGAGAATAGCCTGCAGGGGATGGGCGATGGGCGAGCTTTCGAGCAGTTCGTCATCAAACCGGCCGCTCAGGATGGCATCCTCGTTTTCCAGAAAGACTGCTGCGGCACTTTCGAGCAGGCAGCCGATAGCCTTGGCGCGCAGGTATTCGAGACGCTCCTTGGGGTCGTGCAGACGATCCAGTCGGCCACCATTGACCGTATTGCCGGCGAGATCGGCAAGCAGGCATTCGGCGTCCTTGTAGGGCACGAAACCGAGGCGGGCGGCATCTTCAAGGTCGACGATGAGGTAGCAGGTGTCGTCGGCCACTTCGACCAGAAAAGCCAGCGGATGACGACGCCAGGCGGTGCCGGGCAGGCGCTCGACCAGGCCGGTCGATTTCGCCACCTGGCGGAAAGCCTCTGCATCCTGCTGGAAGAAGCCGAATTTCTTGCCGCTCTTGCCATCCAGTTCGCTCTCGAGGTGCGACGGACGCGGGTACTTGGTGAAGGTCGCCAGCACCGCGCTGCTCAGTTGCAAGCCACCAGGATTGGCCGGGCTTTGCAGCCGGCTGACGATACGAAACCCCTGGGCATTGCCTTCGTAACGTTCGAAGTCGGCCTTCTGGGCCGGCGTCAGGTCATGGCGTTCGAGCAGGCCGGAATGACGAAACCACTCGCGGATCGCATCTTCGCCGGCATGGCCGAAGGGCGGATTGCCGATGTCATGGGCCAGACAGGCAGCCGCGACAATGGCCCCAAAGTCGCCCGATTCGACGTGCTGCAGGCCATGTCGGGCGATGATCTCGCGCCCGACGACGGCCCCCAGCGAGCGGCCGACGCAACTGACCTCAAGGCTGTGCGTCAGTCGGGTGCGGACGTAATCACTCTTGGACAGTGGAAAAACCTGCGTCTTGTCTTTCATGCGCCGGAAGGCGGAGGTGAAGACAATGCGGTCGTAATCCTGCTGGAAGGCCGTACGCTCGGCCGTGCCGGGCGCCTTGCCGGCCCCCAGACGTTCGCTCGACAGCAGTTTTTCCCAGATTTTTCGTTTGCCCATGCTCTTCGGATTTGACGATGCGATGGGCTGGGAGTTTACTCTGCTTCGAGCGATGCCCGCACATGATCAGGCAGCGGCACTGATTTTCCGGTTTGCGTATCCATCCACACGACCTTGGCTGCCCCTTCGGCAAAAATACGCTCATCACCCTCAATGCGCATCTCGACGTAGGTCTCGCAGCTGGAGCGGCCGACTGCGCCGACAAAGGTACGCACCTCGACCATGCCCGGATAATTCATCGGGATCAGGAAGGTGCAGCTGGCATTGATGATGACCGGCCCGGCGCCACCCGGACGGACCGGAACCTGCATGTCCTCGATCCACTCGACCCGCGCCTGCTCCATGTAGCGAAAATAGACCGTATTATTGACATGCCCGTAGGCATCCATATCGCCCCAGCGAATGGGCATCTTGGTGACGTGAATCAGCTTTTTCTTGTGTTCCATAAACCTGACTACTAAAGTGGTGTTGATCAAAGTATTTCCATACTGTACCGTATTGAAATCAAGCTAACAATAAAACCAGGAGACATCATGGAACGTGAATCCATGGAATTTGACGTCGTCATCGTCGGTGGCGGCCCGGCCGGTCAGGCAGCGGCGATCCGCCTGAAACAGCTGGCGGCAGAAAAAGGAACTGATCTGGGCGTCTGCCTGATCGAAAAAGGCGCCGAAATCGGTGCCCACATACTATCGGGAGCCGTCATGGACCCGCGCGCCCTCAACGAATTGCTGCCCAACTGGCAGGCCGACGGCGCCCCGCTCAATGCACCGGTTTCCGAAGACCGCTTCTTCATCTTCTCGGAAACCGGCGCCACCAAGGTGCCGAACAGCCTCTTGCCCGACTGCTTCCACAACGAAGGCAATCACGTTGTTTCGCTCGGCAATGTCTGCCGCTGGCTTGGTGAGCAGGCCGAGGCGCTGGGCGTCGAGATCTACCCCGGTTTTGCCGGCTCGGAAGTGCTTTTTGACGAAAATGGCGCAGTGAAAGGCGTTGCCACCGGCGACATGGGCCGTCTGCACGATGGTTCCGAAGGACCCAATTTCCAGATGGGCATGGAACTGCACGGCAAATACACCTTCTTCGCCGAAGGCTGTCGCGGCCACCTCGGCAAGCAGCTCGAAGAAAATTCAATCTGCGCGACGGCGTCGATCCGCAAACCTACGGCATCGGCCTCAAGGAACTCTGGGAAATCGATCCCGACAAGCACCAGCTCGGTCTGGTCATCCACAGCGGTGGCTGGCCGATGCAGCCGGACACCTACGGCGGCGGTTTCCTCTATCACCTGGAAAACAACCAGATCGCCGTCGGTTTCGTCGTCGGCCTCGGCTACAGCAATCCGCATTTGTCGCCCTACGAAGAATTCCAGCGCTTCAAGACACATCCGGAAATCCGCAAGTTCCTCGAAGGCGGCAAGCGCATCGCCTATGGTGCCCGCGCCCTGACTGCCGGTGGCCTTCAATCGCTGCCGAAATTGACTTTCCCCGGTGGCGTGCTGATCGGCGACGATGCCGGTTTCCTCAATGCGGCCCGCATCAAAGGTTCACACTGCGCTATCAAGACCGGTTCGCTGGCCGCTGAGGCCTGCTTCGAGGCTCTGGCTGGCGAGCGCCAGCGCGACGAACTGACAGCCTATCCAGAGTTGTTTAAAAACAGTTGGTTGTACGATGAACTTCATAAGTCACGTAACTTTAAACCGTGGATGAACAAGGGGCTCAAACTCGGCTCCATCATGTTTGGAATCGACCAGGTTCTGCTGCGCGGCAAGGCGCCGTGGACCCTGCACAACACCAAGCCCGACCACGCCAAGCTCAAGCCGGCGGCCGAGTGTGAACCGATCATCTATCCCAAACCGGATGGTGTCATCACCTTCGACCGCCTGTCCTCGGTCTTTCTCTCCAGCACCAATCACGAGGAAGATCAGCCCTGCCACCTGCAACTCAAGGATGCCAGCGTACCGATCAGCGTCAATCTGGCCGAATACGATGCCCCGGAGCAGCGCTTTTGCCCGGCTGGCGTCTATGAAATCCTGCGCGACGAAAGTGGCGCCAACCCGCGCCTGCAGATCAATGCGCAGAATTGCGTGCATTGCAAGACCTGCGATATCAAGGATCCGACGCAGAACATCAACTGGGTAGTGCCGCAGGGTGGCGAAGGTCCGACCTACCCGAACATGTAAGAACTGACCGGAAATGGTCCTCGCATGCCGCGAATCCCCATTTCCCGGTTTATAATCTTGCGGCTAAACCCCTTAGGGAGAACAACACATGGGCTTTCTCGCCGACAAGAAAATTCTGATTACCGGACTGCTCTCCAAGCATTCCATCGCCTATGGCATTGCCAAGGCTTGCCATCGTGAAGGCGCTCAACTCGCCTTTACCTACCAGACCGAGCGTTTCGAAGATCGTATCAAGAAGTTTGCTGCTGAATTCGACAGCGACATCACGATCCCGGTCGACGTTGCCAGCGACGAGCAAATTGACAACCTGTTTGTCGAACTGGCCAAGCGCTGGGACGGTCTGGACGGCCTGGTTCATTCCATCGCCTACGCCCCGACCGAAGCCATCGAAGGTGATTTCCTGAACGGCATCACGCGTGACGCCTTCCGCATCGCCCACGAGATTTCGTCGTATAGCTATCCGGCGCTGGTCAAGGCTGCACGCCCGATGATGCAGGGTCGCAAGAGTTCTGCTCTTGCCCTCTCCTACCTCGGCGCGGAGCGCACCATGCCGAACTACAACACCATGGGCCTGGCCAAAGCCAGCCTTGAAGCGGCCACCCGCTACCTGGCTTTCTGCCTCGGCCCTGAAGGCATCCGTGCCAACGCCATTTCGGCCGGCCCGATCAAGACCCTGGCCGCTTCCGGTATCGGCAATTTCGGCAAGCTGCTCGCCTACAACTCGCACAATGCCCCGCTGCGCCGTAACGTGACCATTGACGAAGTCGGCAATGCCGCTGCCTTCATGCTCTCC
The DNA window shown above is from Dechloromonas sp. HYN0024 and carries:
- the imuA gene encoding translesion DNA synthesis-associated protein ImuA gives rise to the protein MTTQPMPVALADVLARGDVWRGDAVASLPESTIPSGYPELDAELPGGGWPRGSLTEILVDRGGVGEISLLLPALARLSAEGGWLALVAPPWLPHAPAWAAAGLALERLVIIKAGQRVGWCIEQLLACGGFAGVLAWPEANIDARTLRRLQVAAEGLSAFACLWRPTAAAGAPSSAPLRLALAAGGSSLSVRIIKRRGRPVSRPLALSIPRPLPLAGRNSRAVAGPELSLVAARGLAATSVA
- the lexA gene encoding transcriptional repressor LexA — protein: MKLTPRQQEILDFIKSTLEVLGAPPTRMEISSAFGFASPNAAEDHLKALAKKGAIVLEPGSARGIRLVEQLGLPLIGSVAAGSPILAVENVQGRYAFDASMFSPKADFLLKVRGLSMIDIGMFDGDLLAVHKTNQARDGQIVVARIDEEVTVKRLERANGQIRLIAENPDFQPIIVNPEEVEFAIEGIAVGLIRGAVSKLS
- a CDS encoding deoxyguanosinetriphosphate triphosphohydrolase; the protein is MGKRKIWEKLLSSERLGAGKAPGTAERTAFQQDYDRIVFTSAFRRMKDKTQVFPLSKSDYVRTRLTHSLEVSCVGRSLGAVVGREIIARHGLQHVESGDFGAIVAAACLAHDIGNPPFGHAGEDAIREWFRHSGLLERHDLTPAQKADFERYEGNAQGFRIVSRLQSPANPGGLQLSSAVLATFTKYPRPSHLESELDGKSGKKFGFFQQDAEAFRQVAKSTGLVERLPGTAWRRHPLAFLVEVADDTCYLIVDLEDAARLGFVPYKDAECLLADLAGNTVNGGRLDRLHDPKERLEYLRAKAIGCLLESAAAVFLENEDAILSGRFDDELLESSPIAHPLQAILKLAKETIYTARPALEIETAGFEVLGALLGLFTNAVEARAGHARFTTRERMLLNLLPTQFLGHDGEPDADPYIRLLQVADFVAGMTDSYAVDMYRKLKGFDLPT
- a CDS encoding thioesterase family protein, which translates into the protein MEHKKKLIHVTKMPIRWGDMDAYGHVNNTVYFRYMEQARVEWIEDMQVPVRPGGAGPVIINASCTFLIPMNYPGMVEVRTFVGAVGRSSCETYVEMRIEGDERIFAEGAAKVVWMDTQTGKSVPLPDHVRASLEAE
- the fabI gene encoding enoyl-ACP reductase FabI: MGFLADKKILITGLLSKHSIAYGIAKACHREGAQLAFTYQTERFEDRIKKFAAEFDSDITIPVDVASDEQIDNLFVELAKRWDGLDGLVHSIAYAPTEAIEGDFLNGITRDAFRIAHEISSYSYPALVKAARPMMQGRKSSALALSYLGAERTMPNYNTMGLAKASLEAATRYLAFCLGPEGIRANAISAGPIKTLAASGIGNFGKLLAYNSHNAPLRRNVTIDEVGNAAAFMLSDLASGITGEIMYVDGGMNTVALGNADPLPG